Proteins from a single region of Cyanobacteriota bacterium:
- a CDS encoding urease accessory protein UreD — protein MTTPLIPASWQGRLTITYAHSGTKTQVVQAQANAPLKIQRPFYPEGDAICHSVILHTAGGVVGGDRLMTKVHLHPHASVLITTAAATKIYRSAGAEAQQTLQVTLEANTVLEYLPQPTIVFSGAHYSQHMRVDLAPGAVWLGWDLVRFGRSARHEQFQQGYWRSSTELWQGSQPQWLDRQQLIGGSNLLTAPNGLHHQPVIGTMALVGFEVDTALLHMARSLPLPTSPHSSTGITRLMTGLLCRYRGPSTSEAQRWMIALWQLLRPYYLQRSPCKPRVW, from the coding sequence ATGACAACACCTCTAATTCCTGCTAGTTGGCAGGGACGATTAACCATCACCTATGCTCACTCTGGCACCAAGACTCAGGTGGTTCAGGCTCAGGCCAATGCTCCTCTAAAAATCCAGCGCCCCTTCTATCCAGAGGGAGATGCCATCTGCCATAGCGTTATCCTTCACACTGCCGGAGGTGTCGTCGGGGGCGATCGGCTCATGACCAAAGTTCACCTTCATCCTCATGCATCAGTACTGATCACCACTGCCGCCGCTACCAAGATTTATCGCAGTGCAGGTGCTGAAGCCCAGCAAACCCTACAGGTTACCCTAGAGGCTAATACCGTTTTAGAATACCTGCCCCAGCCTACGATCGTGTTCAGCGGTGCCCACTATAGTCAGCACATGCGAGTAGACCTAGCCCCCGGAGCCGTCTGGTTAGGATGGGATTTGGTGCGGTTTGGGCGCAGCGCCAGACATGAACAGTTCCAACAAGGGTACTGGCGGTCTAGCACAGAGCTATGGCAAGGGTCACAACCCCAATGGCTGGATCGACAACAACTCATCGGCGGCAGTAACCTGCTCACTGCACCCAATGGCCTGCATCATCAACCCGTTATCGGCACTATGGCACTGGTTGGGTTTGAAGTAGATACAGCCCTGCTGCACATGGCGCGATCGTTACCCTTACCCACCTCACCCCACAGCAGCACCGGCATCACCCGCTTAATGACTGGCCTTCTCTGTCGCTACCGAGGCCCTTCTACTAGCGAAGCCCAGCGATGGATGATAGCTCTGTGGCAACTGCTACGGCCCTACTATCTACAACGTTCCCCCTGTAAACCCCGCGTCTGGTAA